The Microbacterium sp. SORGH_AS_0862 region GCCAGCCGAGCGCTGCACCGTAGGGGTTGGCGGGATCGGTCGCCGCGAGAGTGACGCCGTTGCGAGGCGGCGGGTCTCCCACCGCGGCGAACTCGCGGAGCCGGTCGATCGTCGACGACGCGGCGAACTGCGCCGCGCCCAGCTTCTCGATGAGGTACCCACGTCGGCAGTGCCCGGCCTGCTCGAACTGGGCGAGCACGCGGTACGCCTGGGCGAAACCTCCTGGCAGGCCCTCGTTCTGCACGGAGCCGCGGGTCACCACGCCGTAGCGATCCAGCAGCAGCGATGCCGCGGCGGTGTGGCGCAGCGTCGGGTCGCTCTCGGGCGTCGGAAGCAGCGACCACCGCCCGCCGACGGACGCGGGCCGCGCCGGAGCCGTCGGGCGCGGCATGCTCGTGCCGCGGAACATCCGCGCGCGCGGCGCCCGCCGGGCCACCCGATGCGCCTGCGAGCCGCCGGACAGCAGCCCGCGCACGGGAGCGAAGGTGTCGTTGGTCACCCGGCCCGTCCACGCCAGTCGCCAGAGCGCGTCGACGACGGACTGCTCGTTCTCCGCCTGCGCGAGCTCTCGCACCTGCGCGGCGAAGTACGCGCCGCCGGCGCCGAGAACCTCGAGGATGCGGGCGTCGAGCGAATCCGCCGCGACCTCGTCCTCAGGGATGGCCAGGGTGAGGGATGCGGCGTCTGCGGGATGCAGCGACACCCACCCGTCGCGGCCGGGAAGCGCGCCGTGTCCGGCCCAGACGACCTCGCCCGACGCCGTCAGCTCGTCGAGCATCGACGGGGTGTAGTCCCTGACCCGCGAGGGCAGGATGAGGGACTCCCAGGCGCTCGCGGGGATCGGCACGCCGGCGAGTTGCTCGATGACGGCGAGCGTGCCGTCGATCCCCTCCAGGGGCCGGGTCACGTGCTGCCACACCGGGAGGAAACGGGCGAAGGCGTCGGGGGAGACTGGCTCGACGCTGCCTCGGATGGCGGCCAGAGACCGCATCCGCAATCGTCGGAGCACCTCGCTGTCGCACCACTCGGTGTCGTCGCTGCGGCGCGCGGCGGACTCGGGCAGGAAGAAGCCGCTCGTCACCCGCCCCGATGACTCCAGGCGCTGAAGCGTGTGCCGCGCGACAGCCACCCCGACGCCGAATCGCTCGGCGACCTGATCCGCGGTGAACGGACCGTGCGTGCGGGCATGCCGGGCCACGAGGTCGCCGAGCGGGTCGGCCACCGGCTCGAGGAACGCCACGGGCAGCCCCACCGGGAGCGCGGCGCCGAGCGCGTCGCGCAACCGCCCCGCATCCTCGATCGCGGCGATACGTTCCGCTCCGGCGATGCCCACCCGGATCGCCCGGCGGCCATCGACCAGCTGCGCGGCGTACTGCGCCGCCTCCTCGCCGTCGGTCAGGCGCAGCGCCAGCTCGTCGACGGCGAGAGGACCGAGCAGGCGCAGGAGATCGGCGACGCCCTCCACGCCGTGGGCTTTGCGCTCGTCGTCGAGTCGCTGCGCCTCCCGTTCGAACTGCGCGATGACGTCGGGATCGAGCAGTTCGCGCATCTCGATCTTGCCGAGCAGCTCGCCCAGCAGCGCCGGGTCGACCGAGAGCGCGGCGGCACGGCGCTCGGCCAGCGGCGAGTCGCCCTCGTACATGAACGCGCCGACGTAGCCGAACAGCAGGTCGCGCGCGAACGGAGAGGGCTGCGAGGTCGTCGTCTCGACCAGGCGGATGCGGCGATCCGCGATCTTGCGGGCGATCCCGGTCAGCGCCGGAAGGTCGTAGACGTCCTGCAGCACCTCGCGCAGGGTCTCGAGGATGATCGGGAAGGTGGGGTGACGGCGCGCGACTTCGAGCAGCTGCGCCGAACGCTGCCGCTGCTGCCAGAGGGGGCTTCGACGGTTGGGGTTCGTGCGCGGCATGAGGAGGGCGCGGGCGGCGCACTCGCGGAATCGCGACGCGAAGAGGGCGGAGCCCCCGACCTCGTCGGTGACGATCTGCTCGAGCTCGTCGGGGTCGAACACGAACAGTTCGGCGCCCGGCGGTTCCGCCTCGGCATCCGGAACGCGGGCGATGATCCCGTCGTCGCTGGCCACGGCGGAGCCTTCGACCCCCAATCGCTCCCGGATGCGGGCGTTCACCGCCAGCGCCCACGGCGCGTGGACCTGCATGCCGTAGGGGGAATGGAGGATGACGCGCCAGTCGCCGACCTCGTCGCGCCCGCGCTCCACGGTGAGCGAGCGATCGGTCGGGACCGAACCTGTGGCCTCGCGCTGCTCGGCGAGGTAGGCGAGCAGGTTGTCCTGCGCGAAGGCGTCCAGTCCGGCCTCGGTCAGGCGTTCCCGGGCGCGAGCGGGCTCGGCGGCCGAGACCTCGCGGGAGAAGGCGCCGAGTGCTTCGCCGAGCTCTGCCGGTCTGCCGAGCCCGTCGCCGTGCCAGAACGGGACCTTGCCGGGCTGGCCGAATGCGGGCACCACATTGACACGGTCGTGCGTGATCTCGACGATGCGCCAGCTGGTCGTGCCGAGCGTGAACACGTCGTTCACCCGCGACTCGTAGACCATCTCCTCGTCGAGCTCTCCGACGCGGGCGTTCTGGCTCTCGCCCGCGACGAACACGCCGAACAGGCCACGGTCGGGGATCGTGCCGCCGCTGGTCACCGCGATCCGCTGCGCTCCCGGACGGCCCGTGAGCGTGCCGTGATCGCGGTCCCACACGAGCCGCGGCCGAAGCTCCGCGAACTCGTCGGACGGGTACCGGCCCGCCAGGAGATCGAGCGTCGCCTCGTAGGCGGAGCGGGGCAGCGTGCGGAAGGGCGCACTGCGCCGCACGGTCTCGAACCAGTCCTCGACCTCGATCGCGCCCCGTGCGGCGGCTGCGACGGTCTGCTGGGCGAGGATGTCGAGCGGGTTCTGCGGCACGCGGATCGACTCGATCCGACCCGCCAGCATCCGCTCGGTGACGATCGCGGTGTGCAGCACGTCGCCGCGGTGCTTCGGGAACAGCGCCGCGCGGCTCACCTCGCCCACCTGGTGACCGGCGCGACCGATGCGCTGCAGTCCCGATGCGGCCGACGGAGGCGCCTCGACCTGGATCACCAGATCGACCGCTCCCATATCGATGCCGAGCTCCAGGCTGCTCGTGGCCACGACGCAGCGGAGCACGCCCGACTTCAGCTCGTCCTCGACGATGGCGCGCTGCTCCTTGGAGACCGAGCCGTGATGCGCCTTGGCGAGCACCGGTTCGGCACCGGCGGTGGCCCCCGCCTGCGCCATCATGGCCGCCGGCACGGCGGGGTCGGGCAGGTCGAGCCCCAGCCGTTCGCTGTAGATCTCGTTCAAACGGCCGGTGAGGCGCTCGGCGAGCCGGCGGGAGTTCGAGAAGACGATCGTCGAGCGGTGCTGGAGGATGCGGTCGACGATCGCCTCCTCGACGTGCGGCCACAGTGATCCCGTGACCTCGGTGCTCTCGCCGCCATCCGAGGCGAACCAATCCTCGCCCTCGGCTTCCGCCTGCTGCCCGGGAGGTGGCGGCGGATGCAGCATGTCGTCGACCGGCACGACGACCGTCATGTCGAAGGCCTTCGTGGCGCGGGGGGCGACGATGTCGACGGGCGCCGCACCTCCGAGGAATCGTGCGACCTCGTCGATCGGGCGGACGGTCGCGGACAGCCCGATGCGCTGCGCCGGAGTCCCCAGCAGCGCATCGAGGCGTTCGAGACTGACGGCCAGGTGCGCTCCGCGCTTGGTGGCAGCCACCGCGTGCACCTCGTCGATGATGACGGTGTGCACGCCGCGCAGGGTCTCGGACGCCTGGCTCGTGAGCATCAGGTAGAGCGACTCCGGGGTCGTGATGAGGATGTCGGGCGGATCGCTCACGAGCTTGCGCCGATCGGAGGACGTGGTGTCTCCGGAGCGCACGCCGACCCGCACATCCGGCGCGGTCAGACCCAGGCGCCGGGCGGACTGCCCGATTCCCACGAGCGGCGAGCGGAGGTTGCGCTCCACGTCGACGCCGAGCGCCTTCAACGGGGAGATGTAGAGGATGCGGGTGCGCGGCTCATCCTTCGCGGGGGTCGGGGAGGCCGTCCGCTCGCGGAACACACTGTCGATCGCCCAGAGGAACGCCGACAGGGTCTTTCCCGAGCCGGTGGGAGCGACCACGAGCGCGTGGCGTCCCTGCGAGATCGCGCGCCAGGCCCCGGCCTGCGCATCGGTCGGAGCGGCGAAGGCGCCCCGGAACCAGTCCTGCGTGGCAGACGAGAACTGGCCGAGCACATCACTCACCCGATCATTGTGGCCGCACCCGACGACACCCGGCTGGGGATTGCGCTCAGAGCGCAGGCCTAGACGCCTACGCCGCCGGGGTCAACGGGGTGCGACCTCGCAGCCCCGCGCCTACCGTGAAGAACATGGACACGAAACACGAGAACGATCGCCCGGTGCGCTCCTCGGTGTGGCGCATCGTGGCCTTCGCCACCATCATGCTGGTCCTGGCGGGCGTCATCGGCGGCTTCACCGCAGCCGTCTCCCAGAGCCTGGTCGCCGCGATGATCGCAGGCGGCGTCCTCGTCGTGCTCGGCGCGCTGTGGGTGCCCCGCGTTCTGCGCGATACTCCGCCGCCGGAGCATCGCCCCGGCGAGCGTCCGGGTTATGAACAGTTCGGGCCGCTCGGCCAGCCGAACACGGTGGGCCTGGGTAACGTGGGCGGTTCCTCGACGACGGGAGCGAACGGATGACGAACGACACACCGCCGTACGACGAGCAGCAGCCCCTCCGGCGCACATCGATCGGCGCCATCCTCGGGGTCGTCCTCGGGATGCTGGCACTCGCCGCCGTGCTCGCCGTGGTCCTGGGCATCGTCACGCAGAGCCTCGCGGTGATCCTGGCGGTGGTTGTGGTGATCGGCGCGCTCACCGCTGTCTGGGTGTGGCGCATGATGCGCGGCGTCGGCTCGTCGGTGCGCCCGATCCAGGATCATCGCGCAACCGGTGACCACGGTCCTTACGGTCAGCCCGGCGCGCCCGGCATCGGCGGAGCCGGGCGCGACGGCGGTCGCTGATCAACGCCGTCCGCCGGGTGCCTGACCCGCGGACGGCGTCGTCGTCGTATCGACGCGGACGGCGAGGGCGGCGGTGTAGCCGCTCGTCGTGTCCCCGGTGACGGTGGCGACCTGGAGGGCGCCGCCGTCGTCGCCGAAGATGTTGTCGCTGGACAGTGTCACCTGGGAGAGATTGCGCGCCGAGCCGTCGTAGGCGCTGAGGGCGTACACGTCCGTCAGTGGCGCTTCCGGCAGAGCGAGTTGCGACGTGGCGATCGCGTTGCCGGAATCCGTGATGCCGTCGGCGCTCGGATAGACCTCGAAGTGGATGTGGGGCCAGCGGCCGGTGTAGCAGCCCGGCACGACGGAGGTGAAGGTCACCTGGCCGTTCGCGTCGGACACCTGGACGCCCCGCAGCCACGTCTCGTTCTCGACGCCCTCCGAGTACATGGAGTACCGGCCCAGCGCGTCGCAGTGCCACGCGTAGACGGCGACACCGGCGAAGGGCGCGTCGCCGTTCGCCATGTCGGTCACACGCAGCGTGAAGGTCAGGGGCACTCCCTCCACCGCGGTCGAGGAGCCGATGCTCGTCCGCAGGTCGCTGCGCACGATCCCGCTCTGCTCGAGCACGTCGGGCCCGTTGGACCCGTCGCCGGGATAGGGGCCGGCCGTCTCGTCGGAGATCTCTCCCGACGGCAGCGTCCCCGACGCCGATCCGGGGGCGGCGGATGCCGAGGACGTCGGTGTGGCGGTCGACGTCGTGCCCGCGGAGCTCATGGGTGCGCAGGCGGCGAGCGCCGCGGTTCCCAACCCCACGCCCACGAGCCCGAGGATGCCGCGACGAGTGATCAGGGTGCGGACATCGAACGGGGCGCCCTGATCGACGACCTCCTCATCCGGTCGGTCCAACAGGCGGCCCTCGAAGGCGGGTCCTCGCGGGGTCTGCTCGGCATCGGGGATGCGTACCACGGTCGTCTCCTGACATGTCGGCGGTCTTCGTGGCTCGATCCTGTCCGACCCGCTCAGGCGGACACGGTGACACTCCTATACGTCGCCCATGAACGCCTCCGTCTCCCGCATCCCCTCCCCGTCGATCTCGATGACCGTGTCCACGCCCAGACGGGAGAGGAAGTCGTCGTCGTGGCTGACCACGATCAGCGCACCGCGATAGGC contains the following coding sequences:
- a CDS encoding ATP-dependent helicase, whose translation is MSDVLGQFSSATQDWFRGAFAAPTDAQAGAWRAISQGRHALVVAPTGSGKTLSAFLWAIDSVFRERTASPTPAKDEPRTRILYISPLKALGVDVERNLRSPLVGIGQSARRLGLTAPDVRVGVRSGDTTSSDRRKLVSDPPDILITTPESLYLMLTSQASETLRGVHTVIIDEVHAVAATKRGAHLAVSLERLDALLGTPAQRIGLSATVRPIDEVARFLGGAAPVDIVAPRATKAFDMTVVVPVDDMLHPPPPPGQQAEAEGEDWFASDGGESTEVTGSLWPHVEEAIVDRILQHRSTIVFSNSRRLAERLTGRLNEIYSERLGLDLPDPAVPAAMMAQAGATAGAEPVLAKAHHGSVSKEQRAIVEDELKSGVLRCVVATSSLELGIDMGAVDLVIQVEAPPSAASGLQRIGRAGHQVGEVSRAALFPKHRGDVLHTAIVTERMLAGRIESIRVPQNPLDILAQQTVAAAARGAIEVEDWFETVRRSAPFRTLPRSAYEATLDLLAGRYPSDEFAELRPRLVWDRDHGTLTGRPGAQRIAVTSGGTIPDRGLFGVFVAGESQNARVGELDEEMVYESRVNDVFTLGTTSWRIVEITHDRVNVVPAFGQPGKVPFWHGDGLGRPAELGEALGAFSREVSAAEPARARERLTEAGLDAFAQDNLLAYLAEQREATGSVPTDRSLTVERGRDEVGDWRVILHSPYGMQVHAPWALAVNARIRERLGVEGSAVASDDGIIARVPDAEAEPPGAELFVFDPDELEQIVTDEVGGSALFASRFRECAARALLMPRTNPNRRSPLWQQRQRSAQLLEVARRHPTFPIILETLREVLQDVYDLPALTGIARKIADRRIRLVETTTSQPSPFARDLLFGYVGAFMYEGDSPLAERRAAALSVDPALLGELLGKIEMRELLDPDVIAQFEREAQRLDDERKAHGVEGVADLLRLLGPLAVDELALRLTDGEEAAQYAAQLVDGRRAIRVGIAGAERIAAIEDAGRLRDALGAALPVGLPVAFLEPVADPLGDLVARHARTHGPFTADQVAERFGVGVAVARHTLQRLESSGRVTSGFFLPESAARRSDDTEWCDSEVLRRLRMRSLAAIRGSVEPVSPDAFARFLPVWQHVTRPLEGIDGTLAVIEQLAGVPIPASAWESLILPSRVRDYTPSMLDELTASGEVVWAGHGALPGRDGWVSLHPADAASLTLAIPEDEVAADSLDARILEVLGAGGAYFAAQVRELAQAENEQSVVDALWRLAWTGRVTNDTFAPVRGLLSGGSQAHRVARRAPRARMFRGTSMPRPTAPARPASVGGRWSLLPTPESDPTLRHTAAASLLLDRYGVVTRGSVQNEGLPGGFAQAYRVLAQFEQAGHCRRGYLIEKLGAAQFAASSTIDRLREFAAVGDPPPRNGVTLAATDPANPYGAALGWPAREGVKHRPGRKAGALVVLVDGDLVLYLERGGKTALSFTEDEDALASAAAALAQTARAGRLETLTIEQVDGAFVFGTVLGRLLRDAGFVESTRGLTLRRLTAGDAARAERSTRA
- a CDS encoding intradiol ring-cleavage dioxygenase, with the translated sequence MVRIPDAEQTPRGPAFEGRLLDRPDEEVVDQGAPFDVRTLITRRGILGLVGVGLGTAALAACAPMSSAGTTSTATPTSSASAAPGSASGTLPSGEISDETAGPYPGDGSNGPDVLEQSGIVRSDLRTSIGSSTAVEGVPLTFTLRVTDMANGDAPFAGVAVYAWHCDALGRYSMYSEGVENETWLRGVQVSDANGQVTFTSVVPGCYTGRWPHIHFEVYPSADGITDSGNAIATSQLALPEAPLTDVYALSAYDGSARNLSQVTLSSDNIFGDDGGALQVATVTGDTTSGYTAALAVRVDTTTTPSAGQAPGGRR